A single genomic interval of Hafnia alvei harbors:
- a CDS encoding diacylglycerol kinase: MNSTTGLTRIVKAAGYSVKGLKAAWKHEAAFRQELMLMIVAVVIAAWLDVSIVERILLIGCVTLVVILEIVNSAIEAVVDRIGSEFHELSGRAKDMGSAAVFVALWLSAFIWVSILWGHYM, from the coding sequence ATGAATAGCACTACCGGATTGACTCGAATTGTTAAAGCCGCTGGTTACTCGGTGAAGGGATTGAAAGCGGCGTGGAAACACGAGGCTGCATTCCGCCAAGAATTGATGCTGATGATTGTGGCCGTGGTGATTGCTGCATGGTTGGATGTCTCTATTGTAGAACGTATCTTGCTAATAGGCTGCGTCACGCTGGTGGTGATCTTAGAAATCGTTAACAGCGCGATTGAGGCCGTTGTCGACCGCATCGGGTCTGAGTTCCATGAACTCTCTGGGCGCGCGAAAGATATGGGCTCTGCCGCCGTATTTGTTGCCCTATGGCTGTCTGCTTTTATTTGGGTCAGCATCCTGTGGGGACACTACATGTAA
- a CDS encoding anion permease, which translates to MSVSKDKIWKLVAPLLVMAVMLLIPVPDGMPPQAWHYFAVFVAMIVGMILEPIPATAISFIAVTICVIGSNYLLFDAKELADPAFDAGKQALKWGLAGFSSTTVWLVFGAFIFALGYEVTGLGRRIALFMVKFMGKRTLTLGYAIVIIDIMLAPFTPSNTARTGGTVFPVIKNLPPLFKSFPNDPSSRRIGGYLMWMMVISTSLSSSMFVTGAAPNVLGLEFVSKIAGIQISWLQWFLSFLPVGLILLIVAPWLSYVLYKPEVTHSAEVSEWAGGALKEMGRLTSKEITLIGLVLLSLALWVFGGDFIDATAVGLLAVSLMLALHVVPWKDITKYNSAWNTLVNLATLVVMANGLTRSGFIDWFANTMSTHLEGFSPNATVIVLVLVFYFAHYLFASLSAHTATMLPVILAVGKGIPGVPMEHLCILLVLSIGIMGCLTPYATGPGVIIYGCGYVKSKDYWRLGAIFGVIYISLLLLVGWPILALWS; encoded by the coding sequence ATGTCTGTTTCAAAAGATAAGATATGGAAATTAGTTGCACCTCTGCTGGTTATGGCAGTGATGTTACTTATTCCTGTTCCTGATGGTATGCCTCCGCAGGCGTGGCACTATTTCGCCGTGTTTGTGGCTATGATCGTTGGGATGATTTTGGAGCCTATCCCTGCTACGGCGATCAGCTTTATCGCCGTGACTATCTGCGTTATCGGCAGCAATTATCTGCTGTTTGATGCCAAAGAGCTTGCCGATCCGGCTTTTGATGCTGGCAAACAAGCGCTGAAATGGGGTCTGGCTGGATTCTCCAGCACCACCGTGTGGTTGGTGTTTGGCGCATTCATTTTTGCTCTGGGTTATGAAGTCACTGGTCTAGGCCGTCGTATCGCGTTGTTCATGGTTAAGTTCATGGGTAAGCGAACACTTACTCTTGGCTATGCCATTGTTATCATTGATATCATGCTGGCACCGTTCACGCCGTCTAACACCGCGCGTACCGGTGGTACCGTATTCCCAGTCATCAAGAACCTGCCTCCGCTGTTCAAATCATTCCCTAACGATCCCTCATCACGTCGCATCGGCGGCTATTTGATGTGGATGATGGTGATCAGTACCAGTCTGAGTTCTTCCATGTTCGTAACTGGCGCTGCGCCAAACGTTCTGGGCTTGGAATTCGTGAGCAAAATCGCGGGCATTCAGATTAGCTGGCTGCAATGGTTCCTGAGCTTCCTGCCAGTGGGTCTTATCCTGCTGATCGTGGCGCCATGGTTATCTTATGTGCTGTATAAACCAGAAGTTACGCACAGCGCAGAAGTCTCTGAATGGGCCGGTGGCGCATTAAAAGAGATGGGCCGCTTAACCAGTAAAGAGATCACCCTGATTGGTTTAGTGCTGCTGAGCTTGGCCTTGTGGGTCTTCGGCGGCGATTTCATCGATGCCACTGCGGTTGGTCTGTTAGCAGTATCTCTGATGTTGGCCTTGCACGTTGTGCCTTGGAAAGACATCACGAAGTACAACAGCGCATGGAATACGTTGGTTAACCTCGCCACGTTAGTGGTTATGGCAAACGGTCTGACTCGTTCAGGCTTTATCGATTGGTTTGCTAACACCATGAGCACGCATCTGGAAGGCTTCTCGCCAAATGCGACCGTGATTGTGCTGGTATTGGTGTTCTATTTCGCTCACTACCTGTTTGCCAGCCTGTCTGCGCATACTGCTACCATGCTGCCAGTGATTTTGGCGGTTGGTAAAGGTATCCCAGGCGTGCCAATGGAACACCTGTGTATTCTGCTGGTGCTGTCTATTGGTATCATGGGCTGCTTGACCCCATACGCCACTGGCCCTGGGGTTATCATCTACGGCTGCGGATATGTAAAATCGAAAGACTACTGGCGCTTAGGTGCCATCTTCGGTGTGATTTACATCTCCCTGCTGCTGCTGGTGGGTTGGCCGATTCTGGCACTGTGGAGCTAA
- the citG gene encoding triphosphoribosyl-dephospho-CoA synthase CitG: MMPITQQPSDSTATDEHFVAHCSELAYRAMLAEVNLTPKPGLVDRNNCGAHKDMALEDFHRSALAIRQWLPRFIEFGASSANLAESDVLTGLRPIGIACETDMFRATVGVNTHKGSIFSLGLLCAAIGRLHQRKSAITPELICSTAAAFCRGLTERELRNNHNNQQKTAGQRLYRQLGLTGARGEAEAGYPLVIQLALPHYQARLAQGTDPELALLDTLLVLMAHNGDTNVASRGGQSGLSWLQQRAKALLRQGGIRQPSDLKHLHDFDQECIQRNLSAGGCADLLIITWFLAQISHFNYSH; the protein is encoded by the coding sequence ATGATGCCGATAACGCAGCAGCCGTCTGATTCCACCGCTACCGATGAGCATTTCGTCGCTCATTGCAGCGAGCTTGCTTACCGTGCCATGTTGGCTGAGGTCAATCTCACGCCAAAACCGGGCTTGGTCGATAGAAATAACTGCGGCGCACATAAAGATATGGCGCTGGAAGATTTTCACCGTAGCGCATTGGCGATCCGCCAATGGTTACCACGCTTTATAGAATTTGGTGCATCTAGCGCCAATCTTGCTGAATCAGACGTGCTCACCGGGCTACGTCCCATTGGCATCGCCTGCGAAACTGACATGTTCCGCGCAACTGTTGGCGTGAATACGCATAAAGGCAGCATTTTTTCTTTGGGGTTACTGTGCGCGGCTATCGGGCGTTTGCACCAAAGAAAAAGCGCTATCACACCAGAACTAATCTGTAGCACCGCCGCCGCTTTTTGCCGTGGGCTGACCGAGCGTGAACTGCGAAATAACCATAACAATCAACAAAAAACCGCAGGACAACGGCTCTATCGACAGCTCGGTCTCACCGGCGCGCGCGGCGAAGCTGAAGCCGGCTATCCATTAGTTATTCAGCTAGCTCTGCCACATTATCAAGCCCGCCTCGCGCAGGGCACCGATCCTGAACTTGCATTGCTTGATACGCTGTTAGTGCTGATGGCACATAACGGCGACACCAACGTCGCCTCTCGCGGGGGCCAAAGCGGCCTCAGTTGGCTGCAACAGCGCGCTAAGGCATTGCTGCGTCAGGGTGGCATTCGCCAGCCCTCCGATCTCAAGCACCTCCATGATTTCGACCAGGAATGCATTCAACGCAACCTCAGCGCTGGCGGCTGCGCCGACCTGCTAATTATTACCTGGTTTTTAGCTCAAATTTCGCACTTCAATTATTCACATTAA
- the citX gene encoding citrate lyase holo-[acyl-carrier protein] synthase: MFYLLPTLATSHTVTLPELLFSRECRQSRQTEWLARHTSTLISFTVVAPGPIKDSVMTRKIFNHGLKALCQRVEQSGWELKEQASFALATGPEGLLAIDAPARVVKEAMIALEQQHVLGRLWDIDVLNPLGKILSRRDFLLPSRTCLLCQREAAVCARERAHAIPDLITRMEALLHDADNAAAV; the protein is encoded by the coding sequence ATGTTTTACCTGCTCCCAACTTTGGCGACCAGCCACACCGTTACATTGCCGGAACTGCTATTCAGCCGTGAATGCAGGCAGTCCCGGCAAACGGAGTGGCTGGCGCGCCATACCTCAACGCTGATCTCGTTTACCGTGGTCGCGCCTGGGCCGATTAAAGATAGCGTGATGACACGCAAAATCTTTAATCATGGCCTGAAAGCGCTGTGCCAGCGGGTTGAACAATCAGGTTGGGAATTGAAGGAGCAGGCTTCTTTTGCGTTGGCGACCGGCCCCGAAGGGTTGCTCGCCATCGACGCACCGGCTCGCGTGGTTAAAGAAGCCATGATCGCACTCGAACAACAACATGTGCTTGGGCGTTTATGGGACATCGACGTATTGAACCCGCTAGGAAAAATTCTCTCTCGTCGTGACTTTTTGCTGCCTAGCCGAACCTGTTTGCTGTGCCAACGCGAAGCGGCCGTATGCGCACGCGAAAGAGCACACGCAATTCCCGATCTGATCACCCGCATGGAGGCATTACTGCATGATGCCGATAACGCAGCAGCCGTCTGA
- the citF gene encoding citrate lyase subunit alpha yields the protein MTQKKELLQRQERVSAYTRQTESALPSYKNVSKLNLQAQKPRDKKLCSTLEEAIRRSGLHDGMTISFHHAFRGGDLTINLVMATIAQMGFKNLTLASSSLSDCHSPLVDHIRNGVVSRIYTSGLRGPLAEEISRGLLEEPVQIHSHGGRVHLVESGELNIDVAFLGVPACDPFGNANGYTGKACCGSLGYAKVDAENAKQVVLLTEALLPYPHNPASIMQDQVDLIVQIEQVGDADKIGADATRMTSNPRELLIARSAADVVVNSGYFKEGFSLQTGTGGASLAVTRFLEDKMRSRDIHAGFALGGITSTIVDLHEKGFIKKLLDVQSFDRAAAESLARNPNHIEISANQYANWGSKGASVDRLDVVVLSALEVDTHFNVNVLTGSDGVLRGASGGHCDTAVAAALSIIVAPLVRGRIPTLVDEVTTCVTPGSSVDILVTDHGIAVNPARPELADRLKAAGLKVVSIEWLRERAQILTGQPRAIEFTDRVIAVVRYRDGSVIDVVRQVKE from the coding sequence ATGACTCAGAAAAAAGAACTTCTTCAACGACAGGAACGCGTTTCGGCCTATACCCGCCAAACTGAAAGCGCACTGCCAAGCTATAAAAACGTTTCAAAATTAAATCTGCAGGCACAAAAGCCACGCGATAAAAAATTATGCAGCACGCTGGAAGAGGCGATTCGCCGCTCAGGCCTGCATGACGGCATGACCATCTCTTTCCACCACGCATTCCGCGGCGGCGATCTGACCATCAACTTAGTGATGGCTACTATCGCGCAGATGGGCTTCAAGAATCTTACATTGGCATCCAGCTCGCTGAGCGACTGCCACTCACCGCTGGTAGATCATATCCGCAACGGCGTTGTCAGCCGTATCTATACCTCTGGCCTGCGTGGCCCATTGGCGGAAGAAATCTCCCGTGGTCTGCTGGAAGAGCCGGTACAAATCCACTCTCACGGTGGCCGCGTACATTTAGTTGAAAGCGGCGAGCTGAATATCGACGTTGCTTTCCTAGGTGTTCCTGCCTGCGATCCGTTTGGTAATGCTAACGGCTACACCGGCAAAGCCTGCTGCGGTTCTCTTGGCTATGCCAAAGTCGATGCTGAAAATGCCAAACAGGTAGTTCTGCTGACCGAAGCACTGCTGCCGTACCCGCATAACCCAGCCAGCATCATGCAGGATCAGGTTGATTTGATCGTGCAAATCGAACAGGTTGGCGATGCCGACAAGATCGGTGCAGATGCAACCCGTATGACCTCTAATCCGCGCGAACTATTGATCGCTCGCAGCGCGGCTGACGTAGTGGTTAACTCCGGCTACTTCAAAGAGGGCTTCTCGCTGCAAACCGGCACCGGTGGTGCATCACTGGCGGTAACCCGCTTCCTCGAAGACAAAATGCGTAGCCGCGATATTCATGCTGGCTTTGCGTTAGGCGGCATTACGTCCACCATCGTTGATCTGCATGAAAAAGGTTTCATCAAGAAACTGCTGGACGTACAAAGCTTCGACCGTGCAGCCGCAGAGTCTTTGGCTCGTAACCCGAACCACATCGAAATTAGCGCTAATCAGTATGCAAACTGGGGCTCAAAAGGCGCCTCCGTTGATCGCTTAGACGTCGTGGTGCTGAGTGCGCTGGAAGTGGACACTCACTTCAACGTGAACGTGCTGACCGGTTCTGACGGTGTTTTACGCGGAGCCTCCGGTGGCCATTGTGACACCGCCGTAGCTGCTGCGCTGTCCATTATCGTTGCACCATTGGTGCGTGGCCGCATTCCAACGCTGGTTGATGAAGTCACCACCTGTGTCACTCCTGGTTCAAGCGTCGATATTCTGGTTACTGACCACGGTATTGCCGTTAACCCTGCGCGCCCAGAGTTGGCCGACCGCCTAAAAGCCGCTGGCTTGAAAGTGGTTTCCATCGAATGGCTGCGTGAACGTGCACAAATCCTTACCGGACAACCTCGTGCGATCGAATTCACTGACCGTGTTATCGCCGTTGTGCGCTATCGCGATGGTTCCGTGATCGACGTCGTTCGTCAGGTTAAGGAATAA
- the citE gene encoding citrate (pro-3S)-lyase subunit beta encodes MTSRIAQERKSRTRRSMLFVPGANAAMVSNSFIYHADALMFDLEDSVVLREKDAARRLVYHALQHPLYQDIETIVRVNALDSEYGVADLEAVVRGGADIVRLPKTDTAQDVIDIENEIARIEAECGREVGSTGLLAAIESAQGITQAVAIAHASPRLIGIALGAEDYVRNLRTERSPEGVELLFARCSILQAARSAGIQAFDTVYSDANNEEGFLREAAHIKQLGFDGKSLINPRQIELLHNLYAPTQKEVNHAKLVVEAAEASAREGRGVVSLNGKMVDSPVIERARLVLSRAELSGIREE; translated from the coding sequence ATGACTTCCCGTATCGCACAAGAGCGTAAATCTCGCACTCGCCGCAGCATGCTGTTTGTACCGGGTGCAAACGCGGCTATGGTCAGCAACTCCTTTATCTATCACGCCGATGCGCTGATGTTTGACCTAGAAGACTCCGTGGTTCTGCGCGAAAAAGATGCCGCTCGTCGTCTGGTTTATCACGCATTGCAGCATCCGCTGTACCAAGACATTGAAACCATCGTGCGCGTCAACGCGCTGGATTCTGAATATGGCGTAGCCGATTTGGAAGCCGTAGTTCGCGGTGGCGCAGACATCGTACGTCTGCCGAAAACTGACACTGCCCAAGACGTCATTGATATCGAAAACGAAATTGCCCGCATTGAAGCCGAATGTGGCCGTGAAGTTGGCAGCACCGGCCTTCTAGCGGCGATTGAATCCGCTCAAGGGATTACTCAAGCTGTAGCCATTGCTCACGCTTCTCCACGTTTAATCGGTATTGCTCTGGGTGCAGAAGACTACGTGCGTAACCTGCGCACCGAACGCTCTCCAGAAGGTGTTGAACTGCTATTCGCTCGCTGTTCAATTCTGCAAGCCGCTCGCTCTGCAGGCATTCAGGCTTTCGATACCGTCTATTCCGATGCCAACAATGAAGAAGGCTTTCTACGCGAAGCTGCGCATATCAAACAGTTGGGCTTTGACGGTAAATCACTGATCAACCCACGCCAAATTGAGTTATTGCACAACCTTTACGCCCCAACTCAGAAAGAAGTCAATCACGCGAAACTCGTTGTTGAAGCGGCAGAAGCTTCTGCACGTGAAGGCCGTGGCGTTGTTTCACTGAACGGCAAAATGGTTGATAGCCCAGTGATTGAGCGCGCCCGTTTGGTTCTGTCTCGTGCAGAACTGTCTGGCATCCGTGAAGAATAA
- the citD gene encoding citrate lyase acyl carrier protein, which produces MKITQAAVAGTLESSDVMVRIAPIDTPEIDLQISSSVEKQFGDAIRATVMEILKRHDISGVQLIVDDKGALDCILRARLETLLVRASDVKNLPWEERA; this is translated from the coding sequence ATGAAAATAACCCAAGCAGCCGTCGCTGGCACTTTGGAGTCTAGCGATGTGATGGTGCGAATAGCGCCTATCGACACACCAGAGATTGATCTGCAAATCAGCAGCAGCGTTGAGAAACAGTTCGGCGACGCGATCCGCGCTACCGTTATGGAGATTCTCAAGCGTCATGATATTAGCGGCGTTCAGCTCATCGTTGATGACAAAGGTGCCTTGGACTGCATCCTGCGCGCCCGTTTGGAAACGCTGCTAGTTCGCGCCAGCGATGTGAAAAACCTGCCTTGGGAGGAACGCGCATGA
- the citC gene encoding [citrate (pro-3S)-lyase] ligase, whose protein sequence is MFGNTVFSQVKRSENKKIAVIAHFLRENGLSIDSTVEVFITVTRDDQLIACGGIAGNIIKCVAISESVRGEGLALTLATELINLAYEKHCTHLFIYTKTQNEALFKQCGFYTVTSVPNVMVLMENSATRIQRYASYLTTLRHDGNKIGSIVMNANPFTNGHRYLVQQAAAQCDWLHLFLVKEDTSRFPYEDRLELVRAGTSDIKNLTVHRGSEYIISRATFPCYFIKEQGVVDDCYTEIDLKIFRQYLAPALGITHRFVGTEPYCQVTAKYNRDMRHWLETPSLPAPPIELVEIERLQHHDTAISASWVRKLLVQKDLPAIAPLVPEATRAYLQRLLVPRSENATDRPQESALVTGEK, encoded by the coding sequence ATGTTTGGTAATACCGTATTTTCTCAGGTTAAGCGTTCGGAAAATAAGAAGATCGCTGTCATCGCTCATTTTCTTCGAGAAAATGGCCTGAGCATTGATTCCACGGTGGAAGTATTTATTACCGTCACCCGTGATGACCAGCTAATCGCCTGCGGTGGGATAGCGGGGAATATTATTAAATGTGTTGCTATCAGTGAATCTGTTCGTGGTGAAGGCCTCGCGCTCACCCTCGCCACAGAATTAATTAATCTGGCGTATGAAAAGCACTGCACTCATTTATTTATATACACAAAAACCCAGAACGAAGCGTTATTCAAGCAGTGCGGCTTTTATACCGTCACCAGCGTACCCAACGTCATGGTGCTGATGGAAAACAGCGCCACACGAATTCAGCGCTACGCCAGCTATCTCACGACGCTACGCCACGACGGCAATAAAATTGGCAGCATCGTTATGAATGCCAACCCGTTTACCAACGGGCACCGTTATCTGGTTCAGCAGGCGGCGGCGCAATGCGATTGGCTGCACCTGTTCTTGGTCAAAGAGGATACTTCACGTTTTCCTTATGAAGACCGCCTCGAACTGGTGCGTGCCGGAACTTCTGATATCAAGAACTTAACGGTGCACCGTGGCTCGGAATACATCATTTCTCGCGCAACATTCCCTTGCTACTTCATCAAAGAACAAGGCGTTGTTGACGATTGTTACACCGAGATCGACCTTAAAATTTTTCGTCAGTATTTGGCTCCAGCCTTGGGTATTACCCATCGTTTCGTCGGTACCGAACCGTACTGCCAGGTGACGGCCAAATACAACCGTGACATGCGCCACTGGCTGGAGACGCCGTCTCTGCCCGCACCACCGATTGAACTGGTGGAAATTGAGCGTTTGCAACACCACGACACCGCGATCTCCGCCTCGTGGGTACGCAAACTGCTGGTGCAAAAAGATCTTCCGGCCATCGCGCCTTTGGTGCCTGAAGCGACCCGCGCTTATTTACAACGCTTGCTCGTTCCTCGCTCAGAAAACGCGACTGACCGGCCGCAGGAATCCGCATTAGTAACAGGTGAAAAATGA
- the dpiB gene encoding sensor histidine kinase DpiB, with the protein MFGKPNVKEFRFFSRIAFPLRIFLLLLLVSTLLVAALGKYLSASFEDYLSNHVRDMAMNQAKIIASIDSVVTAVKNRDTKRLAIIANKLGTGSDFDYVVIGDKNSIRLYHPNPAKIGLPMQWSKPGALERGESYFITGKGSIGMAMRAKTPIFDEQGKIIGVVSLGYLVSKIDSWRLDFLLPLAGVFVLILIILMLLSWMFASHIRRQMLGMEPRQIARVVRQQDALFGSVYEGLIAVDPDGLITAINRNARKMLGLRSPGRQWLGKPIEEVVDPAGFFTEQIEEKRQDVICTFNGLSVIANRAAIHFGDELLGAIISFRSKDEISTLNAQLTQIKQYVESLRTLRHEHLNWMSTLNGLLQMKEYDRALAMVKGESQAQQQLIDNLRGSFDDRQVAGLLFGKAQRARELGLTFNLVEGSQLRQLPEGLDSTEFAAIVGNLLDNAFDASLKNLQGNKTIELYLSDEGEDVIVEVADQGCGVPESLREAIFEQGVSTKTEDAGEHGIGLYLIASYVGRCGGVITLEDNEPCGTLFSVFIPKVKKTYDTTNNDSNC; encoded by the coding sequence ATGTTTGGCAAACCAAATGTTAAAGAATTTAGGTTTTTTAGCCGCATCGCATTTCCTTTACGAATATTTCTTTTATTACTCCTAGTCTCGACATTATTGGTCGCAGCGTTGGGGAAATATCTATCCGCCTCTTTTGAAGATTATCTCAGCAATCATGTACGTGATATGGCAATGAACCAAGCCAAAATCATTGCTTCAATTGATAGTGTTGTCACGGCGGTGAAAAATAGAGATACCAAACGTCTTGCCATTATCGCCAATAAATTAGGTACCGGTTCGGATTTTGACTATGTTGTTATCGGGGATAAAAATTCTATCCGCTTATATCATCCCAACCCGGCCAAAATTGGTCTTCCTATGCAGTGGAGTAAGCCCGGGGCACTGGAGCGTGGTGAGAGTTATTTTATCACCGGCAAAGGCTCTATCGGTATGGCAATGCGCGCGAAAACGCCAATTTTTGATGAGCAGGGCAAAATTATTGGTGTCGTTTCGCTTGGCTATTTGGTCAGCAAAATAGATAGCTGGCGGCTAGACTTTTTACTGCCTTTGGCAGGCGTATTTGTCTTGATTCTGATTATCTTGATGCTGCTATCGTGGATGTTTGCTTCGCACATTCGTCGACAGATGCTAGGGATGGAACCGCGCCAAATTGCGCGCGTGGTACGCCAACAAGACGCGCTGTTTGGTTCAGTATATGAGGGACTTATTGCGGTCGATCCCGATGGGTTGATTACTGCGATCAACCGAAATGCGCGCAAAATGTTAGGGTTACGCTCGCCAGGAAGGCAATGGTTGGGGAAACCTATCGAAGAGGTTGTTGATCCTGCGGGCTTTTTCACGGAACAGATTGAAGAAAAGCGGCAAGATGTCATTTGCACTTTTAACGGCTTAAGCGTGATTGCTAACCGTGCCGCCATACATTTCGGCGATGAGCTATTGGGCGCAATTATCAGTTTTCGTAGCAAAGATGAAATTAGCACGCTTAACGCCCAGCTCACGCAGATCAAACAATATGTTGAAAGCCTGCGCACGTTACGCCATGAGCATCTTAACTGGATGTCGACGCTCAACGGGCTATTACAAATGAAAGAATATGATCGTGCGCTCGCAATGGTAAAAGGTGAGTCACAGGCGCAGCAGCAGCTTATTGATAACCTGAGAGGTTCTTTCGACGATCGTCAGGTTGCGGGGCTGCTTTTTGGCAAAGCACAGCGCGCTCGTGAACTAGGACTAACGTTTAATTTGGTTGAAGGCAGCCAGCTACGTCAGTTGCCTGAAGGGCTAGATAGCACGGAGTTTGCGGCCATCGTGGGTAATCTACTCGACAATGCCTTTGATGCTAGCCTGAAGAATTTGCAGGGTAATAAAACCATCGAGCTGTATCTTAGCGACGAAGGCGAGGATGTGATCGTGGAAGTAGCCGATCAAGGATGTGGCGTTCCTGAGTCTTTACGTGAGGCTATTTTTGAGCAAGGGGTAAGCACCAAAACAGAAGACGCCGGTGAGCATGGTATAGGACTATATCTGATTGCCAGCTATGTTGGCCGCTGTGGTGGTGTGATTACGTTGGAAGACAACGAACCTTGCGGAACTTTATTTTCCGTATTTATTCCGAAAGTGAAAAAGACTTATGACACAACCAATAACGATTCTAATTGTTGA
- the dpiA gene encoding two-component response regulator DpiA, translating into MTQPITILIVEDETPLAEMHAEFIRHFQGCGQVWLAGNLAQARMMIERFKPDLILLDNYLPDGKGITLLHELTQARFPGGVVFTTAASDMDTVSDAVRCGVFDYLVKPIAYERLGQTLERYHVRKRMLANNDSASQRQIDDMFNAYARGEQKEELPVGIDALTLDKVQKLFADPEARHTAETVAQELKLSRTTARRYLEFCAGRHLIMAEIVYGKVGRPQRTYRAPETAKKG; encoded by the coding sequence ATGACACAACCAATAACGATTCTAATTGTTGAAGACGAGACTCCGCTTGCAGAGATGCATGCGGAGTTTATTCGCCATTTCCAAGGCTGTGGTCAGGTATGGTTGGCGGGAAATCTTGCTCAGGCCAGAATGATGATTGAGCGATTCAAACCCGATCTGATCTTGCTGGATAACTATTTACCCGATGGCAAAGGCATCACGCTACTGCACGAGTTAACTCAGGCTCGTTTCCCCGGTGGTGTGGTCTTTACCACTGCTGCGAGTGATATGGATACGGTGTCAGATGCGGTGCGCTGCGGCGTATTTGACTATTTGGTGAAGCCGATTGCCTACGAGCGCTTAGGGCAAACGCTTGAGCGCTACCATGTGCGCAAGCGAATGCTAGCCAATAACGATAGCGCCAGCCAACGTCAGATCGATGATATGTTCAATGCCTATGCGCGTGGTGAACAGAAAGAAGAGCTGCCGGTTGGCATTGATGCGCTGACCTTAGATAAGGTGCAAAAGCTATTTGCCGATCCCGAGGCGCGTCATACCGCTGAAACCGTTGCGCAGGAGCTTAAACTTAGCCGAACAACGGCACGGCGCTACTTAGAGTTTTGCGCGGGTCGCCATCTGATTATGGCTGAAATCGTGTATGGAAAGGTTGGCCGCCCACAGCGAACCTATAGAGCGCCAGAAACGGCCAAAAAAGGCTGA